Proteins encoded in a region of the Bactrocera tryoni isolate S06 chromosome 4, CSIRO_BtryS06_freeze2, whole genome shotgun sequence genome:
- the LOC120775923 gene encoding uncharacterized PE-PGRS family protein PE_PGRS54 isoform X1 has protein sequence MRRVVIWLLLATGYALLEHTAAGNIGAKQIMNSGTQIAGSNNAVTSLLNVNPQAGVAVNALNSVTQTGSGAAGAGRNNIGSGQVMNTGALIKGSGNTVSSLLNVNPQVNADVNALNTVKQQATAAAGGVASTGNNIGGRQIQSAGASIVGDGNTVSSLANVNPQVNAGVNLLNTVTQTASGVAGGGLLGGIGGAGNNIGGKQVMDQGTSILGSGNQVFSLLNVNPQVNADVNALNTVKQEVVGGGAGSIGSGQQTVTHIARGSGNTVTNTGQLNQQVSACVNFINAISQSAHTAPVSEKIAGHAVGASNNIGGQQVSNSGAKIVGDKNVVSSLINVDPQIGLGLNLLNQVTQTVSGVTGGGVGGSAGGKSGGLLGGAVNSVGGGGNNIGGKQVKTTGARVVGDGNTVSSLANVNPQVNAGVNLLNTVTQTVSGATGGAGGAKSGGLLGGVLGGLGGATNNIGGKQTMDTGTSIVGSGNTVSSLLNLNPQVNADVNALNAVQQQATGVTGVTGGVVKSGKQGVAGRPVLVAGGAGNNIGATQQQSTGARIVGDRNTVSSLANVNPQINAGVNLLNTVTQTVSGAAGSGGAGKSGGLLGGVLGGLGGATNNIGGKQIMDTGTSIVGSGNTVSSLLNLNPQVNADVNALNAVQQQATGVTGVTGGAAKTGNLAGASRPVAGGAGNNNIGGSQLQSTGARIVGDGNTVSSLANVNPQVNAGVNLLSTVTQTVSGATGGSGGGLLGGVLGGIGGATNNVGGRQVMDTGSTIQGSNNQVFSLLNLNPQVNADVNALNAVSQKATGLGAFTGAAGGGSRATGAGGAKATGLGRVGNNIGGSQVQSTGARIVGDGNTVSSLANVNPQVNAGVNLLNTVTQTVSGATGGSGAGKSGGLLGGVLGGLGGTTNNIGGKQMMDTGTSIVGSGNTVSSLLNLNPQVNADVNALNAVKQQATGVTGVTGGAAKAGSVSRPTVSGGVGNNIGGTQSQSTGARIVGDGNTVSSLANVNPQVNAGVNLLNTVTQTVSGATGSRGASKSSGLLGGVLGGLGGGANNIGGRQAMDTGTRIVGDGNTVSSLANVNPQVNADVNLLNSVTQTVTGASGGGGSGGGLLGGLLGGLGGATNNIGGKQVMDAGTSILGSGNTVSSLLNVNPQVNADVNALNVVNQQASGVERVIGGDTSSAGGVQPAVAGRPVRPGSAGAAGNNIGGSQTQNSGTVIQGSGNEVFTLADVAPQLDLNIDLLNAVTQTGSGGGSGGGLLGGLLGGGGSGSNIGSRQQINDATVIRGDNNKVSTLAKVKPQVGVNLQVLNQVEQLTGLVGDILQDPSSVTNILLPGSDGEMDCGENNIGNVQERISGADIVGNNNEVFTGVDISPQINADLNILNSVRQRVHCKPRIKPTTPPPTLPPTLPPTLPPTLPPTLPPTLPPTLPPTLPPTLPPTLPPTLPPTLPPTLPPTLPPTLPPTLPPTLPPTLPPTLPPTLPPTLPPTLPPTLPPTLPPTLPPTLPPTLPPTLPPTLPPTLPPTQPPTLPPTIPPYPPLPPLPPYPIYPVYPPYPEYPTYPPTHLPYYGPHAPKVPTPVPIPIEPPQTPSTNCFEITDFDVDGTKGKTRVVCVPKPAVSPQNPSPQILVLPPAVPRPAPRTRCYRRRCNKWSTSKGAEECCNENHSHHAAPVAPTSTPIQHSPQQSQPSDYVKSAQPVQIRLDHFYP, from the exons ATGCGACGCGTCGTTATTTGGCTATTACTAGCCACAGGCTACGCTCTTTTAGAGCATACTGCAGCTGGTAATATTGGTGCCAAACAGATAA TGAATTCCGGAACCCAAATCGCCGGTAGCAATAATGCCGTTACTAGCCTTTTGAATGTGAACCCTCAGGCGGGCGTGGCCGTCAATGCCTTGAATTCGGTAACTCAAACGGGTAGTGGTGCAGCTGGTGCAGGCAGGAATAACATTGGCTCCGGCCAAGTTA tGAACACCGGCGCCCTCATCAAAGGCAGCGGAAACACAGTCAGTAGTTTGTTGAATGTGAATCCTCAAGTGAATGCGGACGTCAACGCGTTAAATACCGTTAAGCAACAAGCTACTGCTGCGGCCGGAGGTGTTGCTTCGACCGGTAATAATATTGGAGGTAGACAGATAC AATCAGCAGGCGCTAGTATTGTTGGTGATGGGAACACAGTTTCGAGTCTCGCCAACGTCAATCCACAAGTTAATGCTGGTGTAAATCTTTTGAACACTGTTACACAGACTGCATCTGGAGTAGCTGGCGGTGGATTACTAGGCGGAATAGGAGGTGCTGGCAATAATATCGGCGGCAAGCAAGTCA TGGACCAAGGCACCAGTATACTGGGTAGTGGTAATCAAGTCTTTAGTCTGCTAAATGTAAACCCTCAAGTGAACGCCGATGTGAATGCTTTGAATACGGTGAAACAAGAAGTTGTTGGTGGTGGTGCTGGATCTATCGGGTCGGGGC aaCAAACTGTGACCCATATTGCTCGCGGTTCCGGTAATACAGTAACAAATACTGGCCAGCTCAATCAACAAGTGAGCGCATGCGTAAACTTCATTAATGCGATCTCACAATCCGCTCATACCGCACCAGTTAGTGAAAAGATTGCTGGTCACGCAGTTGGGGCTTCTAATAATATTGGAGGTCAGCAAGTCA GTAATTCCGGCGCCAAAATAGTTGGTGACAAAAATGTGGTCTCCAGCTTAATTAATGTGGATCCACAAATCGGTCTTGGTCTAAATCTTTTGAATCAAGTTACACAAACGGTTTCCGGTGTAACAGGCGGCGGTGTTGGTGGTAGTGCTGGCGGAAAAAGTGGTGGTCTTTTGGGCGGTGCAGTTAATAGTGTAGGTGGTGGTGGCAATAATATCGGTGGCAAGCAAGTCA AAACCACAGGCGCTCGCGTAGTCGGCGATGGCAACACTGTTTCGAGTCTCGCGAATGTCAATCCGCAAGTAAATGCTGGTGTAAACCTGCTAAACACAGTTACTCAAACCGTTTCAGGAGCCACAGGTGGAGCAGGTGGTGCTAAAAGTGGTGGACTATTAGGTGGTGTACTGGGTGGACTCGGCGGCGCAACCAACAATATTGGTGGCAAGCAAACTA TGGACACTGGTACCAGTATTGTAGGTAGTGGCAACACGGTTTCCAGCTTACTGAACCTCAATCCCCAAGTGAACGCTGATGTCAATGCCTTAAATGCTGTGCAGCAACAAGCGACTGGTGTGACTGGCGTAACCGGTGGTGTAGTAAAATCTGGGAAACAAGGCGTAGCTGGTCGACCGGTTCTGGTGGCTGGAGGTGCTGGAAATAATATTGGAGCCACTCAACAAC AATCCACAGGAGCGCGCATTGTTGGCGACAGGAATACTGTTTCAAGTCTTGCGAATGTCAATCCACAAATTAATGCAGGCGTAAATCTACTTAATACCGTTACGCAGACAGTATCCGGTGCAGCAGGCAGTGGAGGTGCGGGAAAAAGCGGTGGGTTATTAGGTGGCGTACTAGGTGGACTTGGTGGAGCAACCAACAATATTGGTGGCAAACAAATTA TGGACACTGGTACCAGTATTGTAGGCAGTGGCAATACGGTTTCCAGCTTACTGAACCTCAATCCCCAAGTGAACGCTGATGTCAATGCTCTAAATGCTGTGCAGCAGCAAGCGACTGGTGTGACTGGCGTAACCGGTGGCGCCGCCAAGACAGGTAATCTTGCTGGTGCAAGTCGTCCTGTTGCTGGAGGTGctggaaataataatattggtGGTAGCCAACTCC AATCCACAGGAGCTCGCATAGTCGGCGATGGCAACACGGTCTCGAGTCTCGCGAATGTCAATCCGCAAGTAAATGCTGGCGTAAATCTGCTAAGCACAGTTACGCAAACCGTTTCTGGAGCCACGGGGGGATCAGGTGGTGGACTTCTAGGAGGTGTTCTTGGTGGAATCGGTGGTGCTACGAACAATGTTGGTGGCAGACAAGTCA TGGATACAGGCAGTACCATACAAGGAAGTAACAACCAGGTTTTCAGCCTTTTGAATCTTAATCCCCAAGTGAACGCAGATGTTAATGCGCTAAACGCTGTCAGTCAGAAAGCGACTGGTCTGGGAGCTTTTACAGGAGCTGCAGGCGGCGGTAGTCGTGCTACAGGAGCAGGTGGTGCTAAAGCAACAGGATTAGGGCGTGTTGGAAACAATATCGGAGGCAGTCAAGTTC AATCAACTGGAGCTCGCATAGTCGGCGATGGTAACACTGTTTCGAGTCTCGCGAATGTCAATCCGCAAGTAAATGCTGGTGTAAACCTGCTAAACACAGTTACTCAAACCGTTTCTGGAGCCACGGGTGGTTCGGGTGCTGGTAAAAGCGGTGGACTATTAGGTGGTGTACTGGGTGGACTCGGTGGAACAACCAACAATATTGGTGGCAAGCAAATGA TGGACACCGGCACCAGTATTGTAGGCAGTGGCAACACGGTTTCCAGCCTACTGAACCTCAATCCCCAAGTGAACGCTGACGTGAATGCCTTAAATGCTGTTAAACAGCAAGCGACTGGTGTGACGGGCGTAACCGGTGGTGCAGCCAAGGCAGGCAGCGTAAGTCGCCCTACAGTATCCGGGGGTGTTGGAAATAATATTGGCGGCACTCAATCAC AATCGACAGGAGCTCGCATTGTAGGCGATGGCAATACGGTTTCGAGTCTCGCTAATGTGAATCCACAAGTTAATGCTGGCGTAAATCTTCTTAATACTGTTACACAAACCGTTTCTGGAGCCACAGGCAGTAGAGGTGCGAGCAAAAGTAGTGGTCTATTGGGTGGTGTGCTTGGTGGGCTCGGTGGTGGAGCCAATAATATTGGTGGCAGGCAAGCCA TGGATACAGGGACACGCATTGTAGGCGATGGCAATACGGTTTCGAGTCTCGCGAATGTGAATCCACAAGTGAACGCTGATGTGAATCTATTAAACTCGGTTACACAAACAGTTACTGGTGCAAGTGGTGGTGGCGGTTCAGGTGGTGGCTTATTAGGAGGCTTACTCGGCGGCTTGGGCGGTGCGACCAACAATATCGGTGGCAAGCAAGTCA tgGATGCAGGCACCAGCATACTTGGCAGTGGTAATACCGTTAGCAGCTTACTGAATGTTAATCCACAAGTGAATGCCGATGTCAATGCCTTGAATGTGGTGAATCAGCAAGCCAGTGGCGTAGAACGCGTCATTGGTGGTGACACCAGTTCTGCAGGTGGTGTGCAACCTG CAGTAGCAGGCAGACCAGTGCGGCCAGGAAGCGCTGGAGCCGCTGGCAATAATATTGGTGGCAGTCAAACAC AAAACAGCGGGACCGTGATTCAGGGGTCAGGTAACGAGGTGTTCACCTTGGCCGACGTGGCACCACAACTTGATCTCAACATTGACTTACTCAATGCGGTGACGCAAACCGGTTCTGGAGGTGGAAGCGGAGGCGGATTACTTGGTGGCTTACTGGGTGGTGGCGGCAGTGGCAGTAATATCGGCAGTAGACAGCAAA TCAATGATGCTACCGTTATTCGTGGTGACAACAATAAGGTAAGCACTTTGGCCAAAGTTAAGCCACAAGTGGGTGTGAATTTGCAAGTGCTCAATCAAGTCGAGCAGCTTACCGGTCTTGTAGGCGACATTTTGCAAGATCCATCTAGTGTGACGAATATATTGTTGCCCGGTTCGGATGGTGAAATGGACTGTGGTGAGAACAATATCGGCAATGTGCAGGAGC gcaTATCCGGTGCTGATATTGTTGGCAACAATAATGAAGTCTTCACCGGGGTTGACATAAGTCCACAAATTAATGCCGATCTGAATATCTTGAATAGTGTAAGGCAAAGAGTGCATTGCAAGCCGAGAATTAAACCAACCACTCCGCCGCCAACCCTTCCACCAACTTTGCCGCCTACTTTACCTCCTACTCTTCCACCAACTTTGCCGCCAACTTTACCTCCAACACTTCCACCAACTTTGCCGCCAACTTTACCTCCAACTTTACCACCAACTCTACCCCCAACACTTCCACCGACCTTACCACCAACTCTTCCACCAACTTTGCCTCCAACTTTACCTCCAACACTTCCACCAACTTTGCCGCCAACTTTACCTCCAACTTTACCACCAACTCTTCCACCAACTTTACCACCAACTCTTCCACCAACTTTGCCTCCAACTTTGCCTCCAACTCTTCCACCCACTTTGCCTCCCACTTTACCACCAACTCTCCCTCCGACTTTACCTCCTACTCAACCACCAACCTTGCCACCAACAATACCACCATATCCTCCATTGCCGCCATTGCCACCATATCCCATATATCCAGTTTATCCGCCATATCCAGAATATCCCACATATCCACCTACACATTTGCCATACTATGGGCCACATGCACCAAAAGTACCAACGCCAGTTCCAATTCCAATTGAACCACCACAAACACCGTCGACTAATTGCTTCGAAATAACCGATTTTGATGTCGACGGCACGAAAGGAAAAACACGTGTAGTATGTGTGCCGAAGCCAGCAGTTTCACCGCAGAATCCTTCACCCCAAATATTAGTCTTACCTCCTGCAGTACCACGCCCAGCGCCAAGAACACGTTGCTATCGTCGGCGTTGCAACAAGTGGAGCACATCGAAAGGTGCTGAGGAGTGTTGTAATGAAAATCATTCTCATCATGCTGCACCAGTTGCTCCAACATCGACTCCAATTCAACATTCGCCACAGCAATCACAGCCATCGGATTACGTGAAATCGGCACAACCTGTGCAGATAAGACTTGATCACTTCTATCCTTAA
- the LOC120775923 gene encoding uncharacterized PE-PGRS family protein PE_PGRS54 isoform X2 has translation MRRVVIWLLLATGYALLEHTAAGNIGAKQIMNSGTQIAGSNNAVTSLLNVNPQAGVAVNALNSVTQTGSGAAGAGRNNIGSGQVMNTGALIKGSGNTVSSLLNVNPQVNADVNALNTVKQQATAAAGGVASTGNNIGGRQIQSAGASIVGDGNTVSSLANVNPQVNAGVNLLNTVTQTASGVAGGGLLGGIGGAGNNIGGKQVMDQGTSILGSGNQVFSLLNVNPQVNADVNALNTVKQEVVGGGAGSIGSGQQTVTHIARGSGNTVTNTGQLNQQVSACVNFINAISQSAHTAPVSEKIAGHAVGASNNIGGQQVSNSGAKIVGDKNVVSSLINVDPQIGLGLNLLNQVTQTVSGVTGGGVGGSAGGKSGGLLGGAVNSVGGGGNNIGGKQVKTTGARVVGDGNTVSSLANVNPQVNAGVNLLNTVTQTVSGATGGAGGAKSGGLLGGVLGGLGGATNNIGGKQTMDTGTSIVGSGNTVSSLLNLNPQVNADVNALNAVQQQATGVTGVTGGVVKSGKQGVAGRPVLVAGGAGNNIGATQQQSTGARIVGDRNTVSSLANVNPQINAGVNLLNTVTQTVSGAAGSGGAGKSGGLLGGVLGGLGGATNNIGGKQIMDTGTSIVGSGNTVSSLLNLNPQVNADVNALNAVQQQATGVTGVTGGAAKTGNLAGASRPVAGGAGNNNIGGSQLQSTGARIVGDGNTVSSLANVNPQVNAGVNLLSTVTQTVSGATGGSGGGLLGGVLGGIGGATNNVGGRQVMDTGSTIQGSNNQVFSLLNLNPQVNADVNALNAVSQKATGLGAFTGAAGGGSRATGAGGAKATGLGRVGNNIGGSQVQSTGARIVGDGNTVSSLANVNPQVNAGVNLLNTVTQTVSGATGGSGAGKSGGLLGGVLGGLGGTTNNIGGKQMMDTGTSIVGSGNTVSSLLNLNPQVNADVNALNAVKQQATGVTGVTGGAAKAGSVSRPTVSGGVGNNIGGTQSQSTGARIVGDGNTVSSLANVNPQVNAGVNLLNTVTQTVSGATGSRGASKSSGLLGGVLGGLGGGANNIGGRQAMDTGTRIVGDGNTVSSLANVNPQVNADVNLLNSVTQTVTGASGGGGSGGGLLGGLLGGLGGATNNIGGKQVMDAGTSILGSGNTVSSLLNVNPQVNADVNALNVVNQQASGVERVIGGDTSSAGGVQPVAGRPVRPGSAGAAGNNIGGSQTQNSGTVIQGSGNEVFTLADVAPQLDLNIDLLNAVTQTGSGGGSGGGLLGGLLGGGGSGSNIGSRQQINDATVIRGDNNKVSTLAKVKPQVGVNLQVLNQVEQLTGLVGDILQDPSSVTNILLPGSDGEMDCGENNIGNVQERISGADIVGNNNEVFTGVDISPQINADLNILNSVRQRVHCKPRIKPTTPPPTLPPTLPPTLPPTLPPTLPPTLPPTLPPTLPPTLPPTLPPTLPPTLPPTLPPTLPPTLPPTLPPTLPPTLPPTLPPTLPPTLPPTLPPTLPPTLPPTLPPTLPPTLPPTLPPTLPPTLPPTQPPTLPPTIPPYPPLPPLPPYPIYPVYPPYPEYPTYPPTHLPYYGPHAPKVPTPVPIPIEPPQTPSTNCFEITDFDVDGTKGKTRVVCVPKPAVSPQNPSPQILVLPPAVPRPAPRTRCYRRRCNKWSTSKGAEECCNENHSHHAAPVAPTSTPIQHSPQQSQPSDYVKSAQPVQIRLDHFYP, from the exons ATGCGACGCGTCGTTATTTGGCTATTACTAGCCACAGGCTACGCTCTTTTAGAGCATACTGCAGCTGGTAATATTGGTGCCAAACAGATAA TGAATTCCGGAACCCAAATCGCCGGTAGCAATAATGCCGTTACTAGCCTTTTGAATGTGAACCCTCAGGCGGGCGTGGCCGTCAATGCCTTGAATTCGGTAACTCAAACGGGTAGTGGTGCAGCTGGTGCAGGCAGGAATAACATTGGCTCCGGCCAAGTTA tGAACACCGGCGCCCTCATCAAAGGCAGCGGAAACACAGTCAGTAGTTTGTTGAATGTGAATCCTCAAGTGAATGCGGACGTCAACGCGTTAAATACCGTTAAGCAACAAGCTACTGCTGCGGCCGGAGGTGTTGCTTCGACCGGTAATAATATTGGAGGTAGACAGATAC AATCAGCAGGCGCTAGTATTGTTGGTGATGGGAACACAGTTTCGAGTCTCGCCAACGTCAATCCACAAGTTAATGCTGGTGTAAATCTTTTGAACACTGTTACACAGACTGCATCTGGAGTAGCTGGCGGTGGATTACTAGGCGGAATAGGAGGTGCTGGCAATAATATCGGCGGCAAGCAAGTCA TGGACCAAGGCACCAGTATACTGGGTAGTGGTAATCAAGTCTTTAGTCTGCTAAATGTAAACCCTCAAGTGAACGCCGATGTGAATGCTTTGAATACGGTGAAACAAGAAGTTGTTGGTGGTGGTGCTGGATCTATCGGGTCGGGGC aaCAAACTGTGACCCATATTGCTCGCGGTTCCGGTAATACAGTAACAAATACTGGCCAGCTCAATCAACAAGTGAGCGCATGCGTAAACTTCATTAATGCGATCTCACAATCCGCTCATACCGCACCAGTTAGTGAAAAGATTGCTGGTCACGCAGTTGGGGCTTCTAATAATATTGGAGGTCAGCAAGTCA GTAATTCCGGCGCCAAAATAGTTGGTGACAAAAATGTGGTCTCCAGCTTAATTAATGTGGATCCACAAATCGGTCTTGGTCTAAATCTTTTGAATCAAGTTACACAAACGGTTTCCGGTGTAACAGGCGGCGGTGTTGGTGGTAGTGCTGGCGGAAAAAGTGGTGGTCTTTTGGGCGGTGCAGTTAATAGTGTAGGTGGTGGTGGCAATAATATCGGTGGCAAGCAAGTCA AAACCACAGGCGCTCGCGTAGTCGGCGATGGCAACACTGTTTCGAGTCTCGCGAATGTCAATCCGCAAGTAAATGCTGGTGTAAACCTGCTAAACACAGTTACTCAAACCGTTTCAGGAGCCACAGGTGGAGCAGGTGGTGCTAAAAGTGGTGGACTATTAGGTGGTGTACTGGGTGGACTCGGCGGCGCAACCAACAATATTGGTGGCAAGCAAACTA TGGACACTGGTACCAGTATTGTAGGTAGTGGCAACACGGTTTCCAGCTTACTGAACCTCAATCCCCAAGTGAACGCTGATGTCAATGCCTTAAATGCTGTGCAGCAACAAGCGACTGGTGTGACTGGCGTAACCGGTGGTGTAGTAAAATCTGGGAAACAAGGCGTAGCTGGTCGACCGGTTCTGGTGGCTGGAGGTGCTGGAAATAATATTGGAGCCACTCAACAAC AATCCACAGGAGCGCGCATTGTTGGCGACAGGAATACTGTTTCAAGTCTTGCGAATGTCAATCCACAAATTAATGCAGGCGTAAATCTACTTAATACCGTTACGCAGACAGTATCCGGTGCAGCAGGCAGTGGAGGTGCGGGAAAAAGCGGTGGGTTATTAGGTGGCGTACTAGGTGGACTTGGTGGAGCAACCAACAATATTGGTGGCAAACAAATTA TGGACACTGGTACCAGTATTGTAGGCAGTGGCAATACGGTTTCCAGCTTACTGAACCTCAATCCCCAAGTGAACGCTGATGTCAATGCTCTAAATGCTGTGCAGCAGCAAGCGACTGGTGTGACTGGCGTAACCGGTGGCGCCGCCAAGACAGGTAATCTTGCTGGTGCAAGTCGTCCTGTTGCTGGAGGTGctggaaataataatattggtGGTAGCCAACTCC AATCCACAGGAGCTCGCATAGTCGGCGATGGCAACACGGTCTCGAGTCTCGCGAATGTCAATCCGCAAGTAAATGCTGGCGTAAATCTGCTAAGCACAGTTACGCAAACCGTTTCTGGAGCCACGGGGGGATCAGGTGGTGGACTTCTAGGAGGTGTTCTTGGTGGAATCGGTGGTGCTACGAACAATGTTGGTGGCAGACAAGTCA TGGATACAGGCAGTACCATACAAGGAAGTAACAACCAGGTTTTCAGCCTTTTGAATCTTAATCCCCAAGTGAACGCAGATGTTAATGCGCTAAACGCTGTCAGTCAGAAAGCGACTGGTCTGGGAGCTTTTACAGGAGCTGCAGGCGGCGGTAGTCGTGCTACAGGAGCAGGTGGTGCTAAAGCAACAGGATTAGGGCGTGTTGGAAACAATATCGGAGGCAGTCAAGTTC AATCAACTGGAGCTCGCATAGTCGGCGATGGTAACACTGTTTCGAGTCTCGCGAATGTCAATCCGCAAGTAAATGCTGGTGTAAACCTGCTAAACACAGTTACTCAAACCGTTTCTGGAGCCACGGGTGGTTCGGGTGCTGGTAAAAGCGGTGGACTATTAGGTGGTGTACTGGGTGGACTCGGTGGAACAACCAACAATATTGGTGGCAAGCAAATGA TGGACACCGGCACCAGTATTGTAGGCAGTGGCAACACGGTTTCCAGCCTACTGAACCTCAATCCCCAAGTGAACGCTGACGTGAATGCCTTAAATGCTGTTAAACAGCAAGCGACTGGTGTGACGGGCGTAACCGGTGGTGCAGCCAAGGCAGGCAGCGTAAGTCGCCCTACAGTATCCGGGGGTGTTGGAAATAATATTGGCGGCACTCAATCAC AATCGACAGGAGCTCGCATTGTAGGCGATGGCAATACGGTTTCGAGTCTCGCTAATGTGAATCCACAAGTTAATGCTGGCGTAAATCTTCTTAATACTGTTACACAAACCGTTTCTGGAGCCACAGGCAGTAGAGGTGCGAGCAAAAGTAGTGGTCTATTGGGTGGTGTGCTTGGTGGGCTCGGTGGTGGAGCCAATAATATTGGTGGCAGGCAAGCCA TGGATACAGGGACACGCATTGTAGGCGATGGCAATACGGTTTCGAGTCTCGCGAATGTGAATCCACAAGTGAACGCTGATGTGAATCTATTAAACTCGGTTACACAAACAGTTACTGGTGCAAGTGGTGGTGGCGGTTCAGGTGGTGGCTTATTAGGAGGCTTACTCGGCGGCTTGGGCGGTGCGACCAACAATATCGGTGGCAAGCAAGTCA tgGATGCAGGCACCAGCATACTTGGCAGTGGTAATACCGTTAGCAGCTTACTGAATGTTAATCCACAAGTGAATGCCGATGTCAATGCCTTGAATGTGGTGAATCAGCAAGCCAGTGGCGTAGAACGCGTCATTGGTGGTGACACCAGTTCTGCAGGTGGTGTGCAACCTG TAGCAGGCAGACCAGTGCGGCCAGGAAGCGCTGGAGCCGCTGGCAATAATATTGGTGGCAGTCAAACAC AAAACAGCGGGACCGTGATTCAGGGGTCAGGTAACGAGGTGTTCACCTTGGCCGACGTGGCACCACAACTTGATCTCAACATTGACTTACTCAATGCGGTGACGCAAACCGGTTCTGGAGGTGGAAGCGGAGGCGGATTACTTGGTGGCTTACTGGGTGGTGGCGGCAGTGGCAGTAATATCGGCAGTAGACAGCAAA TCAATGATGCTACCGTTATTCGTGGTGACAACAATAAGGTAAGCACTTTGGCCAAAGTTAAGCCACAAGTGGGTGTGAATTTGCAAGTGCTCAATCAAGTCGAGCAGCTTACCGGTCTTGTAGGCGACATTTTGCAAGATCCATCTAGTGTGACGAATATATTGTTGCCCGGTTCGGATGGTGAAATGGACTGTGGTGAGAACAATATCGGCAATGTGCAGGAGC gcaTATCCGGTGCTGATATTGTTGGCAACAATAATGAAGTCTTCACCGGGGTTGACATAAGTCCACAAATTAATGCCGATCTGAATATCTTGAATAGTGTAAGGCAAAGAGTGCATTGCAAGCCGAGAATTAAACCAACCACTCCGCCGCCAACCCTTCCACCAACTTTGCCGCCTACTTTACCTCCTACTCTTCCACCAACTTTGCCGCCAACTTTACCTCCAACACTTCCACCAACTTTGCCGCCAACTTTACCTCCAACTTTACCACCAACTCTACCCCCAACACTTCCACCGACCTTACCACCAACTCTTCCACCAACTTTGCCTCCAACTTTACCTCCAACACTTCCACCAACTTTGCCGCCAACTTTACCTCCAACTTTACCACCAACTCTTCCACCAACTTTACCACCAACTCTTCCACCAACTTTGCCTCCAACTTTGCCTCCAACTCTTCCACCCACTTTGCCTCCCACTTTACCACCAACTCTCCCTCCGACTTTACCTCCTACTCAACCACCAACCTTGCCACCAACAATACCACCATATCCTCCATTGCCGCCATTGCCACCATATCCCATATATCCAGTTTATCCGCCATATCCAGAATATCCCACATATCCACCTACACATTTGCCATACTATGGGCCACATGCACCAAAAGTACCAACGCCAGTTCCAATTCCAATTGAACCACCACAAACACCGTCGACTAATTGCTTCGAAATAACCGATTTTGATGTCGACGGCACGAAAGGAAAAACACGTGTAGTATGTGTGCCGAAGCCAGCAGTTTCACCGCAGAATCCTTCACCCCAAATATTAGTCTTACCTCCTGCAGTACCACGCCCAGCGCCAAGAACACGTTGCTATCGTCGGCGTTGCAACAAGTGGAGCACATCGAAAGGTGCTGAGGAGTGTTGTAATGAAAATCATTCTCATCATGCTGCACCAGTTGCTCCAACATCGACTCCAATTCAACATTCGCCACAGCAATCACAGCCATCGGATTACGTGAAATCGGCACAACCTGTGCAGATAAGACTTGATCACTTCTATCCTTAA